The Bosea beijingensis genome contains the following window.
CCAGATCGGCCGGGCCAAGGGCGAGAAGCTCGGCCTCTCGCCTTACGACGCCCTGCTCAACGATTACGAGCCCGGCGGGCGCTCCGCCAAGATCGACGCGCTGTTCGACGATCTCGCCGCCTTCCTGCCCGGCTTCACGCAGGAGGCGCTTGCCGTACAGGCGCGCCGGCCGACACAGCCCGCGCTGGAGGGGCCCTTCGCCACCGAGACGCAGCGCGCGCTCGGTCTCAAGTTCATGGCGGCGCTCGGCTATGATTTCGAGCGCGGCCGGCTCGATATCTCGACCCATCCGTTCTGCGGCGGCGCCGATAACGATGTCCGCATCACCACGCGCTATGACGAGGCCGACTTCACCAAGGCGCTGATGGGCGTGCTGCACGAGACCGGCCATGCGCTTTACGAGCAAGGCCGGCCGCAGGGCCATCTCCACCAGCCGGTCGGCGCCGCGCGCGGCATGAGCCTGCACGAGAGCCAGTCGCTGCTGATGGAGATGCAGGCCTGCCGCTCGCGCCAGTTCCTGACCTATGCCGCGCCATTGATGCGCGAGAGCTTCGGCGGCAGCGGCGCGGCCTGGGAAAGCGAGGCGCTATGGCATCGCTATACCCGCGTCGAGCCTGGCTTCATCCGCGTCGATGCCGACGAGGTGAGCTATCCCGCCCATGTCATCCTGCGTTACCGGCTGGAGAAGGCGCTCATCGCCGACGAGATGCCGCTCGCCGAATTGCCGGCCGCCTGGAATGCCGCAATGAAGTCCATGCTCGGCGTCACCGTGCCCAATGACCGGCTCGGCTGCCTGCAGGATATCCACTGGCCGTCCGGCGGCTGGGGCTATTTCCCGACCTATACGCTGGGCGCGATGACCGCGGCCCAGATATTCGACGCCGCCTGCAAGGCCGAAGCCGCGATCCTACCCGGCATCGGCAAGGGCGATTTCAGCCCGCTGGTCGGCTGGCTGCGCGCCAATATCCACGGCAAGGGCTCGCTGCTTTCGACCGACGACCTGCTGACCGAAGCCACCGGCCGGCCGCTCGACGCCTCGGTATTCAAGGCGCATCTGCGCCGCCGCTATATCGACGAGGTTTGAGCGCTATTCATTTTATTTAGTTGAAACAAAAACTTAAGCTATGGCCGATCGCCGGTCGGCCATGCAGCTTTCGGGCTTGCATCGGGGCTCACGAAGCAGGATGTCGGAGACGACCTCCTGCTTCGGTGACCGATCATGACCCAGACCAAGCCCGCCCCCCGCATCGCCATCACCTATTGCTCGATGTGCAACTGGATGCTGCGCTCGGCCTGGCTCGGGCAGGAACTGCTCTCGACCTTCGGGCAGGATCTCGGCGAGATCGCCCTGATCCCGCGCACCGGCGGCATCTTCCAGATCCATTACGACGGCGAGCTGATCTGGGACCGCAAAGCCGATGGCGGCTTCCCGGATTCCAAGGTGCTGAAGCAGCGTGTGCGCGACCGGCTCGACCCCGATCGCAGCCTCGGCCATGTCGACGGTCACACGATGTCGGCCGAGGCGGAGAGCTGAGAGCCCCTCGCTTCACCCGAGAACGCGGCCCTCTCAGGCCGCGTGCTTCCGCGTCGCCGCGATCCAGGCCTTCAGCCGACCCTCGGGATCGGCGTTCAGCGTGATATCCGTCACCGCCGCGACGATGTCGGCGCCTGCCTCGAAGACGCCCGGCGCCCGCTCCAGCGAAATGCCGCCGATGCCGACCAGCGGCAGGTCTCCGATACGGCGCTTCCAGTCGCCGAGCCGCTCCAATCCCTGCGGACCGAAACGCATCTGCTTCAGGATCGTCGGGTAGACCGGGCCGAGCGCAACATAGTCCGGCTTCGCCGCCAGCGCACGTTCCAGCTCAGGCTCGTCATGGCTGCTGATGCCGAGTTTCAAGCCGGCCTTGCGGATCGCGCCGAGATCGGCGGCGTCGAGATCCTCCTGGCCGAGATGCAGCCACTCGCAGCCCTCGGCGATGGCGAGCTTCCAGTAGTCGTTGACCACGAGCACGCAGCCGGACGCGGCGCAGAGCGTCTTCGCGCGGGCGATCTCGCGCGCGACCTCGGTCTCGGGGCGATCCTTGACGCGCAACTGCACCAGTTTGACGCCGAGCGGCAGCATCCGCTCCAGCCAGTCGGCGCTGTCGAAGATGGGGTA
Protein-coding sequences here:
- a CDS encoding carboxypeptidase M32 yields the protein MTAYSDLSAHFGRIAALSNAIGILQWDNDVMMPKGAAETRAESMALLQVMRHGLSTDARIGDWLGDAENDGSLGAWEKANLREIRRVWTVDTALPSELVEASSKAVSACEMRWRQARADADFAGLLPYLAEVLNLQRQIGRAKGEKLGLSPYDALLNDYEPGGRSAKIDALFDDLAAFLPGFTQEALAVQARRPTQPALEGPFATETQRALGLKFMAALGYDFERGRLDISTHPFCGGADNDVRITTRYDEADFTKALMGVLHETGHALYEQGRPQGHLHQPVGAARGMSLHESQSLLMEMQACRSRQFLTYAAPLMRESFGGSGAAWESEALWHRYTRVEPGFIRVDADEVSYPAHVILRYRLEKALIADEMPLAELPAAWNAAMKSMLGVTVPNDRLGCLQDIHWPSGGWGYFPTYTLGAMTAAQIFDAACKAEAAILPGIGKGDFSPLVGWLRANIHGKGSLLSTDDLLTEATGRPLDASVFKAHLRRRYIDEV
- a CDS encoding SelT/SelW/SelH family protein, which gives rise to MTQTKPAPRIAITYCSMCNWMLRSAWLGQELLSTFGQDLGEIALIPRTGGIFQIHYDGELIWDRKADGGFPDSKVLKQRVRDRLDPDRSLGHVDGHTMSAEAES
- a CDS encoding thiamine phosphate synthase; the encoded protein is MKLDPFYPIFDSADWLERMLPLGVKLVQLRVKDRPETEVAREIARAKTLCAASGCVLVVNDYWKLAIAEGCEWLHLGQEDLDAADLGAIRKAGLKLGISSHDEPELERALAAKPDYVALGPVYPTILKQMRFGPQGLERLGDWKRRIGDLPLVGIGGISLERAPGVFEAGADIVAAVTDITLNADPEGRLKAWIAATRKHAA